The genomic region TCCAATAGTCGCAGAAATATACATTTTACTGGAGGTTCATAGATTTTCATATTAATGGTTTTCAACCATTAATAATCATTGCTTTTATGTTGTGTTTAGCAGACATACCCAGTGTCGAAGACTGACTGAGGTGATTTGTAGCTCAGAATATTAGGTGCACTGCTTTTCAGGCTGAGAGAGAAGTCAATTGTTTAATTAATGTGACTGATTAATTAGTGTAATTGATAAATTTAAGTCATTTGAATAGAGATTTCTCACCTGGCAGGACTGGTATACACACTTTCAGAAACCTTGGCAAAACTGTCCTGAGTATTACTACAGAAAACACTCAcagcgagacagagagaaaaatataCAGTGTGTTTTCAATACGAAAACTACAATATGATATAGCAACCTAACAATATTAGGTTACATCTTTATTATCATTTTTGTTTTCCACCATTAATAACTACAGATTTTATGTTGTGTTTAGCAGACATACCCAGTGTCATAGACTGACTGAGGTGATTTGTAGCTCAGAATATTAGGTGCACTGCTTTTCAGGCTGAGAGAGAAGTCAATTGTTTAATCAATGTAACTGATTAATTAGTGTAATTGATAAATTTAGGTCATTTGAATAGAGATTTCTCACCTGACAGGACTGGTATACACACTTTCAGAAACCTTGGCAAAACTGTCCTGAGTATTACTACAGAAAACACTCACAGCGAGACAAATATACAGTGTGTTTTCAATATGAAAACTACTATATGATATAGCAACCTAACAATATTAGGTTACGTCTTTATTATCATTTTTGTTTTCCACCATTAATAACCACAGATTTTATGTTGTGTTTAGCAGACATACCCAGTGTCATAGACTGACTGAGGTGATTTGTATGTGCTCAGAATATTAGGAGGACTGCTTTTTGGGCTGAAAGAGTCAAGTGATTAATACATGTGATGGATTAATTAAGTTGAGTCATACATTAATGTGATTTATTAATTAGTGCAACAAATAAATTTAAGTCATTTGAATAGAGATTTCTCACCTGACAGGACTGGTATACACACTTTCAGAAACCTTGGCAAAACTGTCCTGAGTATTACTGcagaaaacacgcacacacagcgagacagagagagaaatatacAGTGTATTTTCAATATGAAAACTACTATATGATATAGCAACCTAACAATATTAGGTTACGTCTTTATTATCAATTTGTTTTCCACCATTAATAACCACAGATTTTATGTTGTGTTTAGCAGACATACCCAGTGTCATAGACTGACTGAGGTGATTTGTATGTGCTCAGAATATTAGGAGGACTGCTTTTCGGGCTGAAAGAGTCAAGTGATTAATACATGTGATGGATTCATTAAGTTGAGTCACACATTAAtgtgatttattaattaatGCAACTTAAATAAATTTAAGTCATTTGAATAGAGATTTCTCACCTGACAGGACTGGTATACACACTTTCAGAAACCTTGGCAAAACTGTCCTGAGTATTACTGcagaaaacacgcacacacagcgaGACTATAAAATATACAGTGTATTTTCAATATTAAAACTACAATATGATATTGCAATCTAACAATATTAGGTTACGTCTTTATTGGGCAGGTTTTCAATAAACACATTGAAAATTAGAAAGTATATACTTATTATAAAATATTATTCTTTGTTTCAATTTTTTTACCTTGGTATTTTCACCTTGTCTGTAGCTGAGTTAAGGGTTGTTACTACTGTAGTGGTTGTAGTGCTCTGTGCAGTACTGTCATTGCTGTGTACAAAACCAGATTTGAAGTCAGTATTTTTCGTGAATCTGTGGGACTTTTGATTTTTGATGATTAGCTGCACTGAGGACACTTACAAGAGAGGAACATGGGGTTGAGGAGATGGGGACTTAGGGCCGGGTGACAAAGGTGTCCTGTTTTCACAACAGAGCACAAAAACATTCTCTTGGTGTTGAAGAATTTTGAAAACTCGTGGACTCGTCTTGTGGAGTGGAGACTGACATTTTACAGTGTGAACTAGAGTAGAGTTATGTTTTGTGAAGCTTTAATCCTCAGAGCGACTCACCCACTGGTGACCCTTATAGTGGACTCATTTGACTGTGGTGTCTTCTCATCCACTGACTTTTTCACGGGTGTGAATCTTTGGCCAAAATGACATTCAACAATAtcatataacaaaaaaaaaaaactatattgaTGTGTTGTACATCACCTCTAAAAGGCTAGGTTAAATCATATACTGTTTAATTGGAAATGcaataaaatgtacaattaaGTCAGAACTTTACACAGTATTTCACTTACACTTTGTTGGTTGAGTTTGCACCTGAGAACACTCTAGCTGTAAAACTCGGAGATGGTGGTGTAGGAGCAGGTTTCCtacagcagaagagcaggagTTAGCATTCCCAGCACTCCCAGCACTCCCAGTAGCACAAGGTTCTTTCCAGTGCAGCGGTGCTGCAGAATCTTACCTGGCAGTAACTGGAGGTTTGTTGGGAACTTTGGGAGCAGGACTGGGGAAGTTGTGGAAGTTGTCGCAGTTGTGGAAAGGACAAGATAATTAATCATTTAAACATAAAGAACTAACCACTGAAATATTTTCCCAAATTATTGTGAGTACTAGACCAACCTGCTTTTGTTTGACACCTCTTTGGTCATGTTAAACCTGTCAGGATGATGATGTATCAGACATGACTAAAGCTATATGCTATTTAAGTATGTTATGATAAACAAATGTATCTACCTCTTAGCAAGAGAGCTAACAGAGGTACTTGGGGGGCTCACTGGATCCGGCTGGCTAGAGTCTGCCGTCTCACTTTGGTGCGAATACACAGAGAAACGGCGGCAGGAAGATGGGAAAGAAACAAATGGAAGTGTCTTCagtgaaagtttttttttctcctgacTGTAATTTATGAGATCTTAAATAATAGTTAAATAGTCTTGTTTTACCTTTCACTGTTGGTCTGTGTTTTGAGGACATCAAGAACACCTTTTCCATAATTAGTATCCACCCTGCAAATTCAGATTCTGTGttaagtgtgtatatgtgtgtgtatttatatatatgtggtgcaggggtgggggtgtatatCATACTCCACTATGTCATcgtcctctgtctgtctcttaaTCCAGCTGTTGTCCTGTAGAAGACCTGTTCTATGCTTTGACGTGTCTCCAATAGGGTTCCTGGGACTTGTACCTCCAAAACAGTGAATATGTGAATATATCCACACTCATCAGTGAAAGACACATGCACACTGTCCTAAATTCGAGGCCCATATATGTACAGTACATTACTATTAATaaacagtaaaaataatagcatGCATTGATGTTacatgtttcaaataaaaagagGCATTTAGAAG from Brachyhypopomus gauderio isolate BG-103 chromosome 8, BGAUD_0.2, whole genome shotgun sequence harbors:
- the LOC143522184 gene encoding uncharacterized protein LOC143522184 isoform X3 — protein: MRGRGHVCTFSPRSLGISFDKEHCCNMSSRMTLQSPKPGGTSPRNPIGDTSKHRTGLLQDNSWIKRQTEDDDIVEVDTNYGKGVLDVLKTQTNSESETADSSQPDPVSPPSTSVSSLAKRFNMTKEVSNKSSPAPKVPNKPPVTARKPAPTPPSPSFTARVFSGANSTNKVFTPVKKSVDEKTPQSNESTIRVTSGTPLSPGPKSPSPQPHVPLFNDSTAQSTTTTTVVTTLNSATDKVKIPSNTQDSFAKVSESVYTSPVSPKSSPPNILSTYKSPQSVYDTGNTQDSFAKVSESVYTSPVSPKSSPPNILSTYKSPQSVYDTGNTQDSFAKVSESVYTSPVSLKSSAPNILSYKSPQSVYDTGNTQDSFAKVSESVYTSPASLKSSAPNILSYKSPQSVFDTGTESETTILKPSSRAGTSARYTTTTFTIPEETLPSPVATTDTYSQSWDQSNDNTGMKATITTTTTTILNSATDNVKIPSDTEERFADAPFSPSVYTSPVSLRSSPPNILSYKSSQSVFDTGTESETTFLKPSSRAGTSARYTTTTFTIPEETLPSPVATTDTYSQSWDQSLKSSPPNILSYKSPQSVFDTGTTFRQTSDSQTPTTPPTLYSSTTPQYLYSSTTPQNLYSSTTPQTRRIVGKRDLCSFCAKSITGGDRMILEELQIISHLSCFKCELCQRSLGSLEAGDTLWVYRGQVHCNDCYKRTNDQWFR
- the LOC143522184 gene encoding uncharacterized protein LOC143522184 isoform X1, which codes for MRGRGHVCTFSPRSLGISFDKEHCCNMSSRMTLQSPKPGTSPRNPIGDTSKHRTGLLQDNSWIKRQTEDDDIVEVDTNYGKGVLDVLKTQTNSESETADSSQPDPVSPPSTSVSSLAKRFNMTKEVSNKSSPAPKVPNKPPVTARKPAPTPPSPSFTARVFSGANSTNKVFTPVKKSVDEKTPQSNESTIRVTSGTPLSPGPKSPSPQPHVPLFNDSTAQSTTTTTVVTTLNSATDKVKIPSNTQDSFAKVSESVYTSPVSPKSSPPNILSTYKSPQSVYDTGNTQDSFAKVSESVYTSPVSPKSSPPNILSTYKSPQSVYDTGVFCSNTQDSFAKVSESVYTSPVSLKSSAPNILSYKSPQSVYDTGNTQDSFAKVSESVYTSPASLKSSAPNILSYKSPQSVFDTGTESETTILKPSSRAGTSARYTTTTFTIPEETLPSPVATTDTYSQSWDQSNDNTGMKATITTTTTTILNSATDNVKIPSDTEERFADAPFSPSVYTSPVSLRSSPPNILSYKSSQSVFDTGTESETTFLKPSSRAGTSARYTTTTFTIPEETLPSPVATTDTYSQSWDQSLKSSPPNILSYKSPQSVFDTGTTFRQTSDSQTPTTPPTLYSSTTPQYLYSSTTPQNLYSSTTPQTRRIVGKRDLCSFCAKSITGGDRMILEELQIISHLSCFKCELCQRSLGSLEAGDTLWVYRGQVHCNDCYKRTNDQWFR
- the LOC143522184 gene encoding uncharacterized protein LOC143522184 isoform X5 — translated: MSSRMTLQSPKPGGTSPRNPIGDTSKHRTGLLQDNSWIKRQTEDDDIVEVDTNYGKGVLDVLKTQTNSESETADSSQPDPVSPPSTSVSSLAKRFNMTKEVSNKSSPAPKVPNKPPVTARKPAPTPPSPSFTARVFSGANSTNKVFTPVKKSVDEKTPQSNESTIRVTSGTPLSPGPKSPSPQPHVPLFNDSTAQSTTTTTVVTTLNSATDKVKIPSNTQDSFAKVSESVYTSPVSPKSSPPNILSTYKSPQSVYDTGNTQDSFAKVSESVYTSPVSPKSSPPNILSTYKSPQSVYDTGVFCSNTQDSFAKVSESVYTSPVSLKSSAPNILSYKSPQSVYDTGNTQDSFAKVSESVYTSPASLKSSAPNILSYKSPQSVFDTGTESETTILKPSSRAGTSARYTTTTFTIPEETLPSPVATTDTYSQSWDQSNDNTGMKATITTTTTTILNSATDNVKIPSDTEERFADAPFSPSVYTSPVSLRSSPPNILSYKSSQSVFDTGTESETTFLKPSSRAGTSARYTTTTFTIPEETLPSPVATTDTYSQSWDQSLKSSPPNILSYKSPQSVFDTGTTFRQTSDSQTPTTPPTLYSSTTPQYLYSSTTPQNLYSSTTPQTRRIVGKRDLCSFCAKSITGGDRMILEELQIISHLSCFKCELCQRSLGSLEAGDTLWVYRGQVHCNDCYKRTNDQWFR
- the LOC143522184 gene encoding uncharacterized protein LOC143522184 isoform X4; amino-acid sequence: MRGRGHVCTFSPRSLGISFDKEHCCNMSSRMTLQSPKPGGTSPRNPIGDTSKHRTGLLQDNSWIKRQTEDDDIVEVDTNYGKGVLDVLKTQTNSESETADSSQPDPVSPPSTSVSSLAKRFNMTKEVSNKSSPAPKVPNKPPVTARKPAPTPPSPSFTARVFSGANSTNKVFTPVKKSVDEKTPQSNESTIRVTSGTPLSPGPKSPSPQPHVPLFNDSTAQSTTTTTVVTTLNSATDKVKIPSNTQDSFAKVSESVYTSPVSPKSSPPNILSTYKSPQSVYDTGNTQDSFAKVSESVYTSPVSPKSSPPNILSTYKSPQSVYDTGVFCSNTQDSFAKVSESVYTSPVSLKSSAPNILSYKSPQSVYDTGNTQDSFAKVSESVYTSPASLKSSAPNILSYKSPQSVFDTGTESETTILKPSSRAGTSARYTTTTFTIPEETLPSPVATTDTYSQSWDQSNDNTGMKATITTTTTTILNSATDNVKIPSDTEERFADAPFSPSVYTSPVSLRSSPPNILSYKSSHTESETTFLKPSSRAGTSARYTTTTFTIPEETLPSPVATTDTYSQSWDQSLKSSPPNILSYKSPQSVFDTGTTFRQTSDSQTPTTPPTLYSSTTPQYLYSSTTPQNLYSSTTPQTRRIVGKRDLCSFCAKSITGGDRMILEELQIISHLSCFKCELCQRSLGSLEAGDTLWVYRGQVHCNDCYKRTNDQWFR
- the LOC143522184 gene encoding uncharacterized protein LOC143522184 isoform X6, yielding MSSRMTLQSPKPGTSPRNPIGDTSKHRTGLLQDNSWIKRQTEDDDIVEVDTNYGKGVLDVLKTQTNSESETADSSQPDPVSPPSTSVSSLAKRFNMTKEVSNKSSPAPKVPNKPPVTARKPAPTPPSPSFTARVFSGANSTNKVFTPVKKSVDEKTPQSNESTIRVTSGTPLSPGPKSPSPQPHVPLFNDSTAQSTTTTTVVTTLNSATDKVKIPSNTQDSFAKVSESVYTSPVSPKSSPPNILSTYKSPQSVYDTGNTQDSFAKVSESVYTSPVSPKSSPPNILSTYKSPQSVYDTGVFCSNTQDSFAKVSESVYTSPVSLKSSAPNILSYKSPQSVYDTGNTQDSFAKVSESVYTSPASLKSSAPNILSYKSPQSVFDTGTESETTILKPSSRAGTSARYTTTTFTIPEETLPSPVATTDTYSQSWDQSNDNTGMKATITTTTTTILNSATDNVKIPSDTEERFADAPFSPSVYTSPVSLRSSPPNILSYKSSQSVFDTGTESETTFLKPSSRAGTSARYTTTTFTIPEETLPSPVATTDTYSQSWDQSLKSSPPNILSYKSPQSVFDTGTTFRQTSDSQTPTTPPTLYSSTTPQYLYSSTTPQNLYSSTTPQTRRIVGKRDLCSFCAKSITGGDRMILEELQIISHLSCFKCELCQRSLGSLEAGDTLWVYRGQVHCNDCYKRTNDQWFR
- the LOC143522184 gene encoding uncharacterized protein LOC143522184 isoform X2 is translated as MRGRGHVCTFSPRSLGISFDKEHCCNMSSRMTLQSPKPGGTSPRNPIGDTSKHRTGLLQDNSWIKRQTEDDDIVEVDTNYGKGVLDVLKTQTNSESETADSSQPDPVSPPSTSVSSLAKRFNMTKEVSNKSSPAPKVPNKPPVTARKPAPTPPSPSFTARVFSGANSTNKVFTPVKKSVDEKTPQSNESTIRVTSGTPLSPGPKSPSPQPHVPLFNDSTAQSTTTTTVVTTLNSATDKVKIPSNTQDSFAKVSESVYTSPVSPKSSPPNILSTYKSPQSVYDTGNTQDSFAKVSESVYTSPVSPKSSPPNILSTYKSPQSVYDTGVFCSNTQDSFAKVSESVYTSPVSLKSSAPNILSYKSPQSVYDTGNTQDSFAKVSESVYTSPASLKSSAPNILSYKSPQSVFDTGTESETTILKPSSRAGTSARYTTTTFTIPEETLPSPVATTDTYSQSWDQSNDNTGMKATITTTTTTILNSATDNVKIPSDTEERFADAPFSPSVYTSPVSLRSSPPNILSYKSSQSVFDTGTESETTFLKPSSRAGTSARYTTTTFTIPEETLPSPVATTDTYSQSWDQSLKSSPPNILSYKSPQSVFDTGTTFRQTSDSQTPTTPPTLYSSTTPQYLYSSTTPQNLYSSTTPQTRIVGKRDLCSFCAKSITGGDRMILEELQIISHLSCFKCELCQRSLGSLEAGDTLWVYRGQVHCNDCYKRTNDQWFR